Proteins found in one Gammaproteobacteria bacterium genomic segment:
- a CDS encoding response regulator codes for MQEIDQQKLSEFTNELSAFQIEASKTASIDVYDRFTISKLEDHLVDLCQLSIDASHAGLQYLCERLRDNIRDHFITGTNISVAEFSLMTEWKSLVKAYLLNNDNEKIVTALAANLSKPGWTYPLNSDDTDEVISVLLNKSIYNSAESESNNAEFNVDDSEELDSLLGESNASLADVFESLNDNEEVIDEAVVSLPDEKESSISEFFEDNSSSADIKEVSKNSSEFKANEKEEPIVPKQSVEDELPEIDEEITQTLPNDLLAADENSVEADYQVNIDKDMLNAEAAFAHNLDESINKIEVSKQELEEIDEAVVDSVVDELHVEGDEAEYNDDFNKEISDAKTAFTKVVNESDDKIEVSKQELEEIDEAIVDSVVDELHVEDDEAEYNDDFNKEISDAKTAFTKVVNEPDDKIEVSKQELDDINKTVANSIENKLFVSAADANELPNDEEFDVNLQESQAILDQSTVEKTSQIEDEHSDDESVTDSLVDELFVADNDEDKPESNQAFDKDLSEAASLIESSDVEKDYNESSSDSKEDLQAVDEKETVYIETAEKEKAAPRSIIEAYVGVIADKMRTNKPKELEQELIKAPPKPPPIQKLEPVDSILLKYSDWNEEQKELLSLILSEVHDVIEQQDDVLSVLHKDEISEQNVLDMVCLYSEQIERMGSAAEMVGLDALQKLCELIGFHFGDLEKSSTDMIISSEEQIRKWPFIIHNYLKDIHNEKYHQEVIEYISNDEWARTIREDIKADLKQALSNSTIHIEKTEEDKRITKASAEDVDITVPDDVQAELLDGLLQELPHQTEEFSKSIQGLIKDDYLSQLEVTQRIAHTIKGAANTVGIVGVATLTHHLEDILQSLLKAQAKPNAALHMALIDASDCLEQMTECLLEQGEQPDDAMQIMQVILDWANYIDEFGPPKDDANKVVASANTSESEQKEKTSATESDKKDKAKSSQDSSLRVPAIMIDELINQSGESIIATSQMHENVNKLLSSMRDIKKNKDSVYSLSQQLEHLIDVQGTNEKFSNSTNDEKFDPLELDQYNELHTYSRRLIEATADSVELIKDMEERLFSLESVIADQTRAQKDNQYAILKTRMMPVETIVARLKRGVRQAAKISGKSVELQVSGSDTLLDSKILNNLLDPLMHILRNAVDHGIESDEVRDANDKPLPGIINLSFSQTGERLEIYCKDDGQGLNIEEIKSRAIDKGMVLNEQDLTDDEVQQIIMQHGFSTRDEVTQLSGRGVGMDVVYSSIKELNGSVAISSEPNKGMNVELSLPVSLLTAHALLIPTMSGSMAVSTSGIEEILQVNLDDLKETEQGLILKLENQEYPAIHIEQLLKMPLSVSSNKQKNFSALLIDELSGQKKVVLVNEIQSVRDIVIKPFSRYLPKVIGLVGATVLGNGDIAPVVDVCDLLAQQSNLVGKINIHHSTDLEEIHQASVLVVEDSISTRRSLAEFMQDLNYKVFTAKDGVEAIEVMRDHSPTILLTDLEMPRMNGLELTSYVRSHDETKDIPIIMLTSRTTEKHRQEAKSIGVNEYLSKPFVEDVLLEKIQGLAILK; via the coding sequence ATGCAAGAGATAGACCAGCAGAAGCTATCAGAATTTACTAATGAACTATCAGCATTTCAAATAGAAGCATCTAAAACAGCTTCTATTGATGTTTATGATCGCTTTACAATTAGTAAGCTAGAAGATCATTTGGTTGACCTTTGTCAGTTATCCATTGATGCTTCACATGCTGGGCTTCAGTACTTGTGTGAGCGGTTGCGCGACAATATTCGTGACCATTTTATCACTGGCACTAATATATCTGTTGCAGAATTCTCTCTGATGACTGAATGGAAAAGCTTGGTTAAAGCTTACCTGCTAAATAATGATAATGAGAAAATAGTTACTGCATTAGCTGCTAATTTATCAAAACCAGGTTGGACATATCCGCTAAATTCTGATGATACTGATGAAGTAATTTCTGTATTACTTAATAAGTCAATATATAATTCAGCTGAATCAGAATCTAATAATGCTGAATTCAATGTGGATGATTCGGAAGAATTAGATTCTCTACTAGGTGAGTCAAATGCAAGTCTCGCAGATGTATTTGAATCACTAAATGATAACGAAGAAGTTATTGATGAAGCTGTTGTTAGTCTGCCTGATGAAAAAGAATCATCGATTTCCGAATTTTTTGAAGATAATTCATCAAGTGCTGATATAAAGGAAGTAAGCAAAAATTCATCTGAATTTAAAGCAAATGAGAAAGAGGAGCCAATTGTTCCGAAGCAGTCCGTTGAGGACGAATTGCCTGAAATTGATGAAGAAATTACCCAAACATTGCCTAACGATCTGCTTGCAGCAGATGAAAATTCAGTAGAAGCAGATTATCAGGTAAATATTGATAAGGATATGTTAAATGCCGAGGCAGCATTTGCACATAATCTTGATGAATCAATTAATAAAATCGAAGTATCCAAGCAAGAATTAGAAGAAATTGATGAAGCAGTTGTCGATTCAGTAGTAGATGAGTTACATGTCGAAGGCGATGAAGCTGAATATAACGATGACTTTAATAAAGAGATATCTGATGCGAAAACAGCTTTTACAAAAGTTGTTAACGAATCCGATGATAAAATCGAAGTATCCAAGCAAGAATTAGAGGAAATTGATGAAGCAATTGTCGATTCGGTAGTAGATGAGTTACACGTCGAAGACGATGAAGCTGAATATAACGATGACTTTAATAAAGAGATATCTGATGCGAAAACAGCTTTTACAAAAGTTGTTAACGAACCAGATGATAAAATCGAAGTATCCAAGCAAGAATTAGATGATATTAATAAGACGGTAGCTAATTCAATAGAAAATAAATTGTTTGTTTCTGCTGCTGATGCTAATGAATTGCCTAACGATGAAGAGTTTGATGTTAATTTGCAGGAATCACAAGCAATTTTAGATCAATCTACCGTAGAAAAAACGTCACAGATAGAAGATGAACATTCCGATGATGAATCTGTTACTGATTCATTAGTCGATGAATTATTTGTTGCAGACAATGATGAGGATAAGCCAGAAAGTAATCAAGCATTTGATAAAGATTTATCTGAAGCAGCTTCTTTGATTGAAAGTAGTGATGTTGAAAAAGACTATAATGAAAGCTCATCTGACAGTAAAGAAGATTTACAAGCAGTAGATGAGAAAGAAACTGTCTATATAGAGACTGCAGAAAAGGAAAAAGCAGCTCCTAGAAGTATTATTGAAGCATATGTGGGTGTGATCGCCGATAAGATGCGCACAAATAAGCCCAAAGAGCTTGAACAAGAATTAATTAAAGCACCACCTAAGCCCCCACCTATTCAAAAACTTGAACCCGTAGATAGTATTTTACTTAAGTATTCTGATTGGAATGAAGAACAAAAAGAGTTGCTTAGTCTGATTTTATCAGAAGTGCATGATGTTATAGAGCAGCAAGATGATGTATTAAGTGTCTTGCATAAAGATGAGATATCTGAGCAGAATGTTCTCGATATGGTTTGTTTATACTCAGAACAAATAGAACGTATGGGCTCTGCTGCTGAAATGGTTGGTTTAGATGCATTGCAAAAACTGTGTGAATTGATTGGGTTCCATTTTGGTGATCTTGAAAAATCTAGTACAGATATGATTATTAGCTCTGAAGAGCAAATAAGAAAATGGCCATTTATAATTCATAACTATCTTAAAGATATTCATAACGAAAAATATCATCAAGAGGTGATTGAATATATTTCAAATGATGAGTGGGCACGAACTATACGTGAAGATATTAAAGCTGATTTAAAACAAGCGCTATCAAATTCAACTATACATATTGAAAAAACAGAAGAAGATAAGCGTATTACTAAAGCATCTGCTGAGGATGTAGATATAACAGTTCCTGATGATGTGCAAGCAGAATTGCTTGATGGTTTATTACAGGAATTACCACATCAAACAGAAGAGTTTTCTAAGTCTATTCAGGGCTTGATTAAAGATGATTATTTGTCTCAGCTTGAGGTTACACAACGTATAGCACATACAATTAAAGGTGCTGCTAACACTGTAGGTATCGTAGGTGTCGCTACACTAACACATCATCTTGAAGATATACTGCAATCATTGTTGAAAGCACAGGCTAAGCCAAATGCTGCTCTTCATATGGCATTAATAGATGCATCAGATTGCTTAGAACAGATGACAGAATGTTTGCTGGAGCAGGGTGAACAACCAGATGATGCTATGCAAATAATGCAGGTTATCCTTGATTGGGCAAATTATATTGATGAATTTGGTCCACCAAAAGATGATGCAAATAAAGTGGTAGCATCTGCTAATACCTCCGAATCTGAGCAAAAAGAAAAAACTAGTGCGACAGAGAGTGATAAAAAGGATAAAGCTAAATCATCTCAAGATTCATCACTACGTGTTCCAGCTATTATGATTGATGAGCTAATTAATCAATCTGGTGAGAGTATTATTGCAACTTCTCAGATGCATGAGAATGTAAATAAGCTTTTAAGTAGTATGCGTGATATTAAAAAGAACAAGGATAGTGTCTATTCTTTATCTCAACAGTTAGAACATTTAATTGATGTTCAGGGTACTAATGAGAAGTTTTCAAATTCTACCAATGACGAAAAATTTGATCCTTTAGAATTAGATCAATATAACGAATTACACACTTACTCGCGAAGACTAATTGAAGCAACTGCCGACTCCGTTGAATTGATTAAAGATATGGAAGAGCGTCTATTCTCATTAGAATCTGTCATTGCTGATCAAACTCGTGCGCAGAAGGATAATCAATATGCGATTTTGAAAACTCGTATGATGCCTGTAGAAACTATTGTTGCCAGACTTAAACGTGGTGTTCGTCAGGCAGCTAAAATTAGTGGTAAATCAGTTGAGTTGCAAGTCTCTGGTAGTGATACATTACTGGATAGTAAAATTTTAAATAATTTATTGGATCCATTAATGCATATACTGCGTAATGCAGTAGATCATGGTATTGAATCAGATGAGGTGCGCGACGCTAACGATAAGCCTTTGCCAGGAATTATTAATTTGTCGTTTTCTCAGACGGGCGAAAGATTAGAAATTTATTGTAAAGATGATGGTCAAGGACTAAATATTGAAGAAATTAAATCACGTGCAATTGATAAAGGCATGGTTCTTAATGAACAAGACTTAACGGATGATGAAGTACAGCAAATTATTATGCAGCATGGTTTTTCAACACGTGATGAAGTAACTCAGTTATCCGGTCGTGGTGTTGGTATGGACGTTGTTTATTCAAGTATCAAAGAACTTAATGGATCAGTAGCAATTAGTTCTGAGCCCAATAAAGGTATGAATGTTGAACTCTCTTTGCCTGTATCATTGCTGACTGCACATGCTCTTTTAATACCTACAATGTCAGGTTCTATGGCAGTTTCCACAAGTGGTATAGAAGAAATTCTTCAAGTAAATCTTGATGACTTGAAAGAGACCGAACAAGGATTGATCTTAAAACTAGAGAATCAAGAATATCCAGCAATTCATATTGAGCAGTTACTTAAAATGCCTTTATCTGTATCCTCAAATAAGCAGAAAAATTTCTCTGCATTATTAATAGATGAGCTTTCTGGTCAGAAAAAAGTTGTATTAGTTAATGAGATTCAAAGTGTTCGTGATATTGTCATAAAACCGTTTAGCCGTTACTTGCCTAAAGTGATTGGTTTGGTAGGAGCAACAGTTCTTGGTAATGGTGATATTGCTCCAGTGGTAGATGTTTGTGATTTGCTTGCACAGCAATCAAATCTTGTTGGAAAGATAAATATTCACCATTCTACTGATTTGGAAGAAATTCACCAGGCTAGTGTATTAGTGGTAGAAGACTCAATTAGCACTAGAAGGTCACTTGCAGAATTTATGCAGGATTTAAATTATAAAGTATTTACTGCTAAAGACGGTGTAGAAGCGATTGAAGTAATGCGTGATCATTCGCCAACAATCTTATTAACAGATTTAGAGATGCCGCGTATGAACGGATTAGAACTGACCTCTTATGTCAGATCGCATGACGAAACGAAAGATATCCCAATTATTATGCTTACTTCGCGTACAACCGAGAAGCATCGTCAAGAAGCAAAATCGATTGGAGTTAATGAATATCTATCAAAACCATTTGTTGAAGATGTATTACTAGAAAAAATACAGGGTCTTGCAATCCTCAAGTGA
- a CDS encoding NAD-dependent malic enzyme translates to MTDELDHPTGFKVLNSASLNKGTAFTSEERDKYKLHGLLPPTINTPESQLDRALKNMRRKYYDIERYVFLKSLQGRNERLFYKLVINNIEEVMPLIYTPTVGQACNEFGRLFRRPRGMYLSLQEKGHIKEVMENWPYKDIRVIVVTDGERILGLGDLGANGMGISIGKLALYVACAGIHPSQCLPVMLDVGTNNEEYLKDDLYLGLHQKRVTGDEYYEFVDEFIQASRQLFTNVLIQFEDFLTPRAYTLMNKYKNETLCFNDDIQGTAGVALAGLYASTRISDIPFSELRILFLGAGSAATGIADLICYALQKEGLSDQQARERLWFVDKDGLLVNTRQDISEHNLPYLVGESPMSFSEAVEYFKPHVLIGATGSPGTFSQEVIEQMARINSRPTIFALSNPTSHAECTAEQAYSWSNGRAIFASGSPFDEVQIKGEIFKPGQGNNAYIFPGIGLGAVVCNARLIDDDVFLVAARELAKQVSEEDLARGTLYPPLNRIREISINIAEVIINHAYEYDLAQLEPKPEDVKEYLLNYMYDPTY, encoded by the coding sequence TTGACTGACGAATTAGATCATCCGACAGGATTTAAAGTTCTAAATAGTGCATCGCTAAACAAAGGTACTGCTTTTACTTCAGAAGAGCGGGACAAGTATAAATTACATGGTCTACTCCCTCCGACTATTAATACACCAGAATCACAATTAGATCGTGCATTAAAAAATATGCGACGCAAGTATTATGATATTGAGCGATATGTTTTTCTAAAGTCATTGCAGGGTAGGAACGAGCGTCTTTTTTATAAATTAGTGATAAATAATATAGAAGAAGTAATGCCACTTATTTATACACCTACAGTTGGGCAGGCATGCAATGAGTTCGGTCGATTATTTAGAAGACCAAGAGGTATGTACCTTTCCTTGCAAGAGAAAGGGCATATTAAAGAAGTAATGGAAAATTGGCCTTATAAAGATATTCGTGTGATTGTTGTGACTGACGGTGAGCGTATCTTAGGATTAGGTGATTTGGGTGCTAACGGTATGGGGATTTCTATCGGTAAATTAGCATTATACGTTGCTTGTGCTGGAATTCATCCTTCTCAATGTCTACCAGTTATGTTGGACGTGGGAACAAACAATGAAGAATATCTTAAAGATGATCTTTATTTAGGGTTGCATCAAAAGCGTGTTACGGGCGATGAATATTATGAATTTGTAGATGAATTTATTCAGGCTTCTAGACAGTTATTTACGAATGTTCTTATTCAGTTTGAAGATTTTCTGACACCACGTGCTTATACTTTAATGAATAAGTATAAAAATGAGACATTATGTTTTAACGATGATATTCAAGGTACTGCAGGTGTCGCCTTGGCTGGTCTTTATGCAAGCACGCGTATTTCTGATATCCCATTCTCCGAATTGAGAATTTTATTTTTAGGTGCTGGTTCTGCTGCCACAGGGATTGCAGATTTAATTTGTTATGCTCTACAGAAAGAAGGGCTGTCTGATCAACAAGCCCGAGAGCGACTATGGTTTGTGGATAAAGATGGGTTGCTTGTAAATACTCGGCAAGATATCAGCGAGCATAATTTACCATATTTAGTAGGTGAGTCACCAATGTCATTCTCAGAGGCAGTTGAGTATTTTAAGCCGCATGTATTAATTGGTGCAACAGGTTCACCCGGAACATTTTCTCAAGAAGTAATTGAACAAATGGCTCGTATAAATTCAAGACCTACCATTTTTGCATTGTCTAACCCTACTTCACATGCAGAGTGTACTGCAGAGCAAGCATATTCTTGGTCAAATGGGCGTGCAATATTTGCTAGTGGCAGCCCATTCGATGAAGTGCAAATTAAAGGTGAAATATTTAAACCTGGTCAGGGAAATAATGCATATATTTTCCCGGGGATTGGATTAGGAGCGGTTGTATGTAATGCACGGTTAATTGATGATGATGTATTTTTAGTGGCTGCAAGAGAACTAGCAAAGCAAGTTAGTGAAGAAGATTTAGCACGTGGTACTCTTTATCCTCCGTTAAATAGAATTAGAGAGATTTCAATTAATATTGCTGAAGTTATCATTAATCATGCATATGAATATGATTTGGCTCAGCTGGAACCAAAGCCTGAAGATGTCAAAGAATATTTATTGAACTATATGTACGATCCCACATATTAA
- a CDS encoding TIGR00341 family protein produces the protein MKIIEVITDEGHVDTIIGIAEQFNVTDYWYYQPQHGDRHVVRMLVANELIQTVLDTTQKTISATEGSRVVVIPVEATVPRVEKRGSSNSSSKNTTSREELYQSIERNARIDQNYILLVLLSTIVAAVGMLEDNIAVVIGAMVIAPLLGPNIALAFGTVLGDGKLVLRAFTALLIGITIALLTSFIISLIYPLDEFSKELSARTVVGISSVVMALASGAAAALSMTTGLSTVLVGVMVAVAILPPTAALGLMLGYQQYFLAFGSFILLAVNIVCINLSANIVFIFKGINPRTSGEKRKAKKSALVYLFIWLMLLVTLLIVLLKLKLYLIGA, from the coding sequence ATGAAAATTATAGAAGTAATCACTGATGAAGGACATGTAGATACAATAATAGGTATTGCAGAACAGTTCAATGTTACTGATTATTGGTATTATCAACCACAGCACGGTGACAGACATGTTGTTCGAATGTTAGTTGCTAATGAGCTAATTCAAACTGTGTTAGATACAACACAAAAAACAATAAGTGCTACTGAAGGTTCTCGGGTAGTGGTTATACCTGTTGAAGCAACGGTACCCCGTGTTGAAAAACGAGGCAGCTCTAATTCCTCATCTAAAAATACTACTTCTAGAGAAGAGCTATATCAATCGATTGAGCGTAATGCACGTATTGATCAAAATTATATTTTACTGGTTTTACTTTCCACAATTGTAGCTGCAGTTGGTATGTTAGAAGATAATATTGCTGTTGTGATAGGAGCGATGGTGATTGCACCTCTGCTTGGACCCAATATTGCCCTTGCATTTGGTACTGTGCTTGGTGATGGTAAGCTGGTTTTACGTGCGTTTACTGCCTTATTGATTGGAATTACAATTGCCCTGCTAACTTCATTTATTATATCACTGATCTATCCACTGGATGAATTTAGTAAAGAGCTTTCTGCTAGAACTGTAGTGGGAATTAGTTCTGTAGTTATGGCTTTAGCCTCAGGTGCTGCTGCTGCACTATCTATGACTACAGGTCTCTCTACTGTATTAGTTGGAGTAATGGTCGCAGTAGCCATTTTACCACCCACAGCCGCACTTGGTTTAATGTTAGGGTATCAACAATATTTTTTAGCATTTGGCTCATTTATACTGCTTGCTGTAAATATCGTGTGCATTAATTTATCAGCTAATATTGTATTTATCTTTAAAGGAATTAATCCGAGGACTAGCGGGGAAAAACGAAAAGCTAAGAAATCTGCATTAGTGTATCTATTTATTTGGTTGATGTTGCTTGTTACATTGCTGATTGTATTGCTTAAATTGAAACTATATTTAATTGGTGCCTAA
- a CDS encoding DUF2237 domain-containing protein: MERQKNVYGDDLNECGYEPITGYFRDGSCNTDNGDHGSHTVCVQMTKEFLEYSMSKGNDLSTPVPEFDFPGLIPGDRWCVCALRWKEAYDEGVAPKIILLSTNEKVLDIIPLELLKLHAIDLS; the protein is encoded by the coding sequence ATGGAAAGACAAAAAAATGTGTATGGAGACGATTTAAATGAATGCGGTTATGAACCAATTACTGGTTACTTTCGAGATGGTTCGTGCAATACCGATAATGGTGATCATGGCTCACATACGGTATGTGTTCAGATGACTAAGGAATTTCTCGAATATTCAATGAGTAAAGGCAATGATCTGAGTACGCCTGTACCAGAATTTGATTTTCCAGGTTTAATACCAGGCGACCGCTGGTGTGTTTGTGCCCTACGGTGGAAAGAAGCCTATGATGAAGGTGTGGCACCCAAAATTATTTTACTGTCTACTAATGAAAAAGTGCTAGATATTATTCCCTTAGAGCTGTTAAAACTGCATGCAATTGACCTTTCCTGA
- a CDS encoding class I SAM-dependent methyltransferase, whose translation MALVWHKCIGLTKYKVTRAGNAIRLYRNKVLHSQWNPSKPISGNLWDLFLMSSIDANTPINNVLVLGAGGGAIINLVHHFFPKCNVVAIDLDETHLYVARKYFKVSKKYCTLIHSDAKDWLKLNQNNKYDLIIDDVFIESDNVPYRSIQFQALWMKDLLLRLSKHGVLVINFADKKEWLRSKKQLAKMKLIDKYQFAVATHYACDNQVVHVSKKLFLSKNIKENLIYKSGRQYKRYIENGTIEYKKLAQW comes from the coding sequence ATGGCTCTGGTTTGGCATAAATGTATCGGCTTAACTAAGTATAAAGTCACTCGTGCAGGCAACGCTATACGCTTGTATCGTAATAAAGTATTACATAGTCAGTGGAATCCTAGTAAGCCTATTTCTGGTAATTTATGGGATTTATTTTTAATGTCTAGTATTGATGCTAATACACCTATCAATAATGTATTGGTTTTAGGTGCTGGAGGAGGTGCAATTATTAATTTGGTTCATCATTTTTTCCCTAAATGTAATGTTGTGGCAATAGATCTAGATGAAACGCATTTATATGTTGCGAGGAAGTATTTTAAAGTATCAAAAAAGTATTGTACTTTAATACATAGCGATGCAAAAGATTGGCTTAAGCTGAACCAGAATAATAAGTATGACTTGATTATCGATGATGTATTCATTGAATCAGATAATGTTCCATATCGATCTATTCAATTTCAAGCATTATGGATGAAGGACTTATTATTAAGACTATCTAAACATGGTGTATTAGTAATTAATTTCGCAGATAAAAAAGAGTGGTTGAGAAGTAAAAAACAATTGGCAAAAATGAAATTAATTGATAAGTATCAATTTGCAGTAGCTACACATTATGCATGCGATAATCAAGTTGTGCATGTTTCTAAAAAGTTATTTTTAAGTAAAAATATCAAAGAAAATTTGATTTATAAATCGGGGCGTCAATATAAACGCTATATAGAAAATGGCACGATTGAATATAAAAAATTAGCTCAATGGTGA